A single genomic interval of Streptomyces sp. 1222.5 harbors:
- a CDS encoding HAD family phosphatase: MTSTVPALGTRTAEGSALQAVLLDMDGTLVDTEGFWWDVEVEVFAALGHPLDESWRHVVVGGPMTRSAGFLIEATGAAITLAELAVLLNDGFEERIGQALPLMPGAARLLAELHEHAIPTALVSASHRRIIDRVLTVLGSHHFDLSVAGDEVSRTKPFPDPYLMAAARLGADPSRCAVVEDTATGVAAAEAAGCRVVAVPSVAPITPAAGRTVVPSLEAVDLAFLRGLMTEMR, from the coding sequence ATGACCAGCACGGTCCCCGCGCTCGGAACCCGTACAGCCGAAGGCTCCGCCCTGCAGGCGGTCCTCCTCGACATGGACGGCACCCTGGTGGACACCGAGGGCTTCTGGTGGGACGTCGAGGTGGAGGTCTTCGCCGCCCTCGGCCACCCCCTGGACGAGTCCTGGCGGCACGTCGTCGTCGGCGGCCCCATGACCCGCAGCGCCGGCTTCCTCATCGAGGCCACCGGCGCCGCCATCACCCTCGCCGAACTCGCGGTACTGCTCAACGACGGCTTCGAGGAGCGCATCGGCCAGGCCCTGCCCCTGATGCCCGGCGCCGCCCGGCTGCTCGCCGAACTCCACGAGCACGCCATCCCCACCGCCCTGGTCTCCGCCTCCCACCGGCGCATCATCGACCGGGTGCTCACCGTGCTGGGCTCCCACCACTTCGACCTGTCCGTCGCCGGCGACGAGGTCTCCCGCACCAAGCCCTTCCCGGACCCGTACCTGATGGCCGCCGCCCGACTGGGCGCCGACCCCTCCCGTTGCGCCGTCGTCGAGGACACCGCCACCGGCGTCGCCGCCGCCGAGGCCGCGGGCTGCCGGGTGGTCGCCGTCCCCTCCGTCGCCCCCATCACCCCGGCCGCCGGACGTACCGTGGTCCCCTCCCTCGAAGCCGTCGACCTGGCATTTCTCCGTGGCCTGATGACGGAAATGCGCTAG
- a CDS encoding RecB family exonuclease, which yields MAGAAGGPEPGAAVPGSAAAGAGETESGTGEAESGTGAGGSPEAGRVAVAPSSLSPSRAGDFMQCPLLYRFRVIDRLPEKPSEAATRGTLVHAVLERLFDAPAGERTVPRAKALIPGQWDRLRESRPEVTELFADDPEGERLARWLAEAERLVERWFSLEDPTRLEPAERELFVEAELESGLRLRGIIDRVDVAPTGEVRIVDYKTGKAPRAEYAEGALFQMKFYALVVWRLKRVVPRRLQLVYLGSGDVLTYDPDLADLERVERKLHALWEAISQATRTGVWRPRPTKLCGWCDHQAHCPEFGGTPPPYPLPVVEPGPGAG from the coding sequence ATGGCCGGGGCCGCGGGCGGGCCGGAGCCGGGCGCGGCCGTGCCCGGTTCGGCGGCGGCCGGCGCCGGTGAGACGGAGTCCGGGACGGGTGAGGCGGAGTCCGGGACCGGCGCGGGAGGGTCGCCGGAGGCCGGGCGGGTGGCGGTGGCGCCCTCGTCGCTGTCTCCGTCGCGGGCCGGTGACTTCATGCAGTGTCCGTTGCTGTACCGGTTCCGGGTGATCGACCGGCTGCCGGAGAAGCCGAGTGAGGCGGCGACCCGGGGGACGCTGGTGCACGCCGTGCTGGAGCGGCTGTTCGACGCGCCGGCCGGGGAGCGGACGGTGCCGCGGGCCAAGGCGCTGATCCCGGGGCAGTGGGACCGGTTGCGGGAGAGCAGGCCGGAGGTGACCGAGCTGTTCGCGGACGATCCGGAGGGCGAGCGGCTGGCCCGCTGGCTGGCGGAGGCCGAGCGGCTCGTGGAGCGCTGGTTCTCGCTGGAGGATCCGACGCGGCTGGAGCCGGCCGAGCGTGAGCTGTTCGTGGAGGCGGAGCTGGAGTCGGGGCTGCGGCTGCGCGGGATCATCGACCGGGTGGACGTGGCGCCGACGGGCGAGGTGCGGATCGTCGACTACAAGACGGGGAAGGCGCCGCGGGCGGAGTACGCGGAGGGCGCCCTGTTCCAGATGAAGTTCTACGCGTTGGTGGTGTGGCGGCTGAAGCGGGTGGTCCCGCGCCGGCTGCAGCTGGTCTATCTGGGCAGTGGGGACGTGCTGACGTACGACCCGGATCTCGCGGACCTGGAGCGGGTGGAGCGCAAGCTGCACGCGTTGTGGGAGGCCATCTCGCAGGCCACGCGGACGGGGGTGTGGCGGCCGAGGCCGACCAAGCTGTGCGGCTGGTGCGACCACCAGGCGCACTGTCCGGAGTTCGGGGGTACTCCCCCGCCCTATCCGCTGCCGGTCGTGGAGCCCGGTCCCGGGGCGGGCTGA
- a CDS encoding response regulator transcription factor, giving the protein MAIRVLLVDDQPLLRTGFRMILEAEQDLAVVGEAGDGLQALDQVRALQPDVVLMDIRMPRMDGVEATRQITGPGRDGPAKVLVLTTFDLDEYVVEALRAGASGFLLKDAPANELVQAIRVVAGGEAMLAPSITRRLLDKYATHLPSGEEPVPDTLHTLTDREVEVLKLVARGLSNAEIAADLFVSETTVKTHVGHVLTKLGLRDRVQAAVYAYESGLVRPGAQ; this is encoded by the coding sequence GTGGCGATCCGCGTCCTACTGGTCGACGACCAGCCGCTGCTGCGTACCGGGTTCCGCATGATCCTGGAGGCCGAGCAGGACCTCGCGGTCGTCGGCGAGGCCGGCGACGGTCTGCAGGCCCTGGACCAGGTGCGGGCCCTGCAGCCGGATGTCGTGCTGATGGACATCCGGATGCCGCGGATGGACGGCGTCGAGGCGACCCGGCAGATCACCGGGCCGGGGCGGGACGGCCCGGCGAAGGTGCTGGTGCTGACGACGTTCGATCTGGACGAGTACGTGGTGGAGGCGCTGCGGGCGGGTGCGAGCGGCTTCCTGCTGAAGGACGCGCCGGCGAACGAGCTGGTGCAGGCGATCCGGGTCGTGGCGGGCGGTGAGGCGATGCTGGCGCCGAGCATCACCCGGCGGCTGCTGGACAAGTACGCCACGCATCTGCCGTCGGGTGAGGAGCCGGTGCCGGACACCCTGCACACGCTCACCGACCGTGAGGTGGAGGTGCTGAAGCTGGTGGCGCGGGGGCTGTCGAACGCGGAGATCGCGGCGGACCTGTTCGTCAGTGAGACGACGGTGAAGACGCATGTGGGGCATGTGCTCACCAAGCTGGGGCTGCGGGACCGGGTGCAGGCGGCGGTGTACGCGTACGAGAGCGGGCTGGTGCGGCCCGGCGCGCAGTAG
- a CDS encoding ABC transporter substrate-binding protein encodes MNMRNQWPVLPVVAGLASGLLTGCGSETGDSGGTGSSVVMGMSDDVLATDPASGYDPGSWILFDNVFQSLLSFPKGGTEPEPELAKECTFTDTRAMVYRCELKDGLKFSNGDALTSEDVKFSFERMRKIDDPAGPAIMFPMLGKVDTPNEKTVVFHLKVPDATFPSKIASGAGSIVDHRQYDADGLRTDHKAVGSGPYKLDSFDKDQAVFSVNGNYKGTSEISNSGVTLKFFHGDQPALKRSLLDGDIDIAYRGLTATDVADLDRQDDSKGVDVIEGSSAEVQHLVFNMKDPVAGKLGVRKAMAHLVDREALIKNVYDGTATPLYSIIPAGIAGHNTAFFDTYGARPDRAKAAAALRADGITGKVKLTLWSTPSRYGPATDEELKAIAGQLNASGLFDADVKSVAFDQYEKDIAKGRYGVYVKGWVPDYPDADNFTAPFFGKGNVLANHYSNRTITGSLIPGTAAQSDRAATDKDFGRLQDIVADELPILPVWQGKQYAVVRDGVYGLEYCLDASTVFRFWELHKS; translated from the coding sequence GTGAACATGCGCAACCAGTGGCCAGTCCTGCCCGTCGTGGCGGGGCTGGCCTCCGGCCTGTTGACCGGCTGTGGCTCCGAGACCGGTGATTCCGGGGGCACCGGCTCCTCCGTGGTGATGGGGATGTCCGACGACGTCCTCGCCACGGACCCGGCATCCGGCTACGACCCCGGCTCCTGGATACTGTTCGACAACGTCTTCCAGTCGCTCCTCAGCTTCCCCAAGGGCGGCACCGAACCCGAGCCCGAACTGGCGAAGGAATGCACCTTCACCGACACCCGGGCCATGGTCTACCGGTGCGAACTGAAGGACGGCCTGAAGTTCAGCAACGGCGACGCCCTCACCTCCGAGGACGTCAAGTTCTCCTTCGAGCGCATGAGGAAGATCGACGACCCCGCGGGTCCCGCGATCATGTTCCCGATGCTCGGGAAGGTCGACACCCCGAACGAGAAGACCGTCGTCTTCCACCTGAAGGTCCCCGACGCCACCTTCCCCAGCAAGATCGCCTCCGGCGCCGGATCCATCGTCGACCACCGCCAGTACGACGCCGACGGCCTGCGCACCGACCACAAGGCCGTCGGCTCCGGCCCCTACAAACTGGACTCCTTCGACAAGGACCAGGCCGTCTTCTCCGTCAACGGCAACTACAAGGGCACCTCCGAGATCAGCAACTCCGGAGTCACCCTCAAGTTCTTCCACGGCGACCAGCCCGCCCTCAAGCGCTCCCTCCTCGACGGCGACATCGACATCGCCTACCGCGGCCTGACCGCCACCGACGTCGCCGACCTCGACCGGCAGGACGACAGCAAGGGCGTCGACGTCATCGAGGGCAGCAGCGCCGAGGTCCAGCACCTCGTCTTCAACATGAAGGACCCGGTCGCCGGCAAACTCGGCGTCCGCAAGGCCATGGCCCACCTCGTCGACCGAGAAGCCCTCATCAAGAACGTCTACGACGGCACCGCCACCCCGCTCTACTCGATCATCCCGGCGGGCATCGCCGGCCACAACACCGCCTTCTTCGACACCTACGGCGCCCGCCCCGACCGCGCCAAGGCCGCCGCCGCGCTACGCGCCGACGGCATCACCGGCAAGGTCAAGCTCACCCTGTGGTCCACGCCGTCCCGCTACGGCCCCGCCACCGACGAGGAACTGAAGGCCATCGCCGGCCAGCTCAACGCCAGCGGCCTGTTCGACGCCGACGTCAAGTCCGTCGCCTTCGACCAGTACGAGAAGGACATCGCCAAGGGCCGCTACGGCGTCTACGTCAAGGGCTGGGTGCCCGACTACCCCGACGCCGACAACTTCACCGCACCCTTCTTCGGCAAGGGCAACGTGCTGGCCAACCACTACAGCAACCGCACCATCACCGGATCCCTCATCCCCGGCACGGCCGCACAGAGCGACCGCGCCGCCACCGACAAGGACTTCGGCCGGCTCCAGGACATCGTCGCCGACGAACTGCCCATCCTGCCGGTCTGGCAGGGCAAGCAGTACGCCGTCGTCCGTGACGGCGTCTACGGCCTGGAGTACTGCCTGGACGCCTCCACGGTGTTCCGGTTCTGGGAACTCCACAAGAGCTGA
- a CDS encoding site-2 protease family protein: MDVSGGSGQPRSGNDEPAEHPAGPTAPATGPTDHPGPGPVRPEPPAPEQDRPERSETPAPAQDTPHPDHPTADDEPAPQPDTATGTRPATSDEGTGTTAPERGTGTRAEPGGTDSTPRADHAEHRTLAHSGIAKGAPPRPRPKEPGGGILMGRPFGVPVYVAPSWFLVAALITWVFGGQLDRVLPELGAARYLVSLFFAVAFYASVLVHELAHTVAAIRFKLPVRRIQLQFFGGVSEIEKEAETPGREFVLAFVGPLLSLVLAGLFYLAMKPVEPGTVPGVLLAGLMVSNLIVAIFNLLPGLPLDGGRMLRAVVWKLSGKPMTGTVAAAWVGRALAVSVLIGLPLLNQSGALGGSGEDTGGMDTVTDALLAAILAAIIWTGAGNSLRMARLREHLPELRARTLTRRAVPVETDTPLSEALRRANAAGARALVVVDADGHPLSLVREAAIVGVPEHRRPWVAVSGLAQDLTDGMRVSAELSGEELLDTLRATPATEYLVVEESGEIYGVLSAADVERAFVKAMARPTP, translated from the coding sequence GTGGACGTGAGCGGCGGGAGCGGGCAGCCGCGGTCCGGCAACGACGAGCCGGCCGAGCACCCCGCAGGTCCAACGGCCCCGGCGACCGGACCCACCGATCACCCCGGCCCCGGGCCCGTACGGCCCGAGCCCCCCGCCCCCGAGCAGGACCGGCCCGAACGGTCCGAAACCCCCGCACCCGCACAGGACACCCCGCACCCGGACCACCCCACGGCCGACGACGAGCCCGCCCCGCAGCCGGACACCGCCACCGGCACCCGGCCCGCGACGTCCGACGAGGGCACCGGCACGACCGCCCCGGAACGGGGGACCGGCACCCGCGCCGAACCCGGCGGCACCGACAGCACGCCCCGCGCCGACCACGCCGAGCACCGCACCCTCGCACACTCCGGGATCGCCAAGGGCGCACCGCCCCGGCCACGGCCCAAAGAACCCGGCGGCGGCATCCTCATGGGACGCCCCTTCGGCGTCCCCGTCTACGTGGCCCCCAGCTGGTTCCTCGTCGCCGCCCTGATCACCTGGGTCTTCGGCGGCCAGCTCGACCGCGTCCTGCCCGAACTCGGCGCCGCCCGCTACCTCGTCTCCCTCTTCTTCGCGGTCGCCTTCTACGCCTCCGTCCTCGTCCACGAGCTCGCCCACACCGTCGCCGCGATCCGCTTCAAACTCCCCGTCCGCCGCATCCAGCTCCAGTTCTTCGGCGGCGTCTCCGAGATCGAGAAGGAAGCCGAGACCCCCGGCCGCGAATTCGTCCTCGCCTTCGTCGGCCCCCTGCTCTCCCTCGTCCTCGCCGGCCTGTTCTACCTCGCCATGAAACCGGTCGAACCCGGCACCGTCCCCGGCGTCCTGCTCGCCGGACTGATGGTCTCCAACCTCATCGTCGCGATCTTCAACCTCCTGCCCGGCCTGCCCCTCGACGGCGGCCGCATGCTCCGCGCCGTCGTCTGGAAGCTCAGCGGCAAACCCATGACCGGCACCGTCGCCGCCGCCTGGGTCGGCCGCGCCCTCGCCGTCTCCGTCCTCATCGGCCTGCCCCTGCTCAACCAGTCCGGCGCCCTCGGCGGCAGCGGCGAGGACACCGGCGGCATGGACACCGTCACCGACGCCCTGCTCGCCGCCATCCTCGCCGCCATCATCTGGACCGGCGCCGGCAACAGCCTCCGCATGGCCCGGCTGCGCGAACACCTCCCCGAACTCCGCGCCCGCACCCTGACCCGCCGCGCCGTACCGGTCGAGACCGACACCCCCCTCTCCGAAGCCCTCCGCCGCGCCAACGCCGCCGGCGCCCGCGCCCTCGTCGTCGTCGACGCCGACGGCCACCCCCTCTCCCTCGTCCGCGAGGCCGCCATCGTCGGCGTACCCGAACACCGACGCCCCTGGGTCGCCGTCAGCGGCCTCGCCCAGGACCTCACCGACGGCATGCGCGTCTCCGCCGAGCTGTCCGGCGAGGAACTCCTCGACACCCTGCGCGCCACCCCCGCCACCGAGTACCTCGTCGTCGAGGAGAGCGGCGAGATCTACGGCGTCCTGTCCGCCGCCGACGTCGAACGCGCCTTCGTCAAGGCCATGGCCAGACCGACGCCGTAG
- a CDS encoding ABC transporter substrate-binding protein has product MNRKILVLPAVAGLLTPVLAACGTSDSGSNSGDAIVVGTTDRFTATADAPAPLDPAYAYDVGTWNILRQTVQTLMAQPKGEGDPTPDAAESCTFTDSGSERYACKLREGLKFASGDPVTAADVKFSIERALRIDADSGVAALLNTIDTIETQGDREVVFHLKTADATFPYKLSTPVAGIVNPKDYQKDKLRDGFDVDGSGPYTFKADVKGDAIASATFTKNPSYKGSVTVNNDEVVLRAYDNADAMGTAIDKGDVDVMTRTMSPAQIQKLDGGSSDSVDLVDMPGLEIRYLAFNTTASTVKSKAVRQAMAQIINRGELVAKVYGTQAEPLYSLVPATVTGHSNSFFNKYGNPSVDKAKNLLGKAGITTPVKLTLHYTTDHYGSATKQEFEVLQKQLNNSGLFDVSIKGHPWATFRPAEQKGQYDVYGMGWFPDFPDADNFLAPFLDKDNFLGSPYSNNTIQRSLIPQSRREADRIGASNSLTEIQDIVAEDVPVLPLWQGKQYVAARNDITGVAYALNSSSTLQLWELGRGVSG; this is encoded by the coding sequence ATGAACCGCAAGATTTTGGTGCTGCCGGCGGTAGCCGGCCTCCTCACCCCGGTTCTCGCCGCGTGCGGCACGTCCGACAGCGGGAGCAACAGCGGCGACGCCATCGTCGTCGGCACCACGGACCGGTTCACCGCCACCGCCGACGCCCCGGCCCCCCTCGACCCCGCCTACGCCTACGACGTCGGCACCTGGAACATCCTGCGCCAGACCGTGCAGACGCTGATGGCCCAGCCCAAGGGCGAGGGCGACCCCACCCCGGACGCCGCGGAGAGCTGCACCTTCACCGACAGCGGCAGCGAACGCTACGCCTGCAAGCTGCGTGAGGGCCTGAAGTTCGCGAGCGGCGACCCGGTGACCGCGGCCGACGTCAAGTTCTCCATCGAGCGTGCGCTGCGCATCGACGCCGACAGCGGTGTCGCCGCCCTGCTCAACACGATCGACACCATCGAGACGCAGGGCGACCGCGAGGTCGTCTTCCACCTCAAGACGGCCGACGCCACCTTCCCGTACAAGCTGTCCACCCCGGTCGCGGGCATCGTCAACCCGAAGGACTACCAGAAGGACAAGCTGCGCGACGGCTTCGACGTCGACGGCTCCGGCCCCTACACCTTCAAGGCCGACGTCAAGGGCGACGCGATAGCCAGCGCCACCTTCACCAAGAACCCCTCGTACAAGGGCAGCGTGACGGTGAACAACGACGAGGTCGTGCTGCGCGCCTACGACAACGCCGACGCCATGGGCACCGCCATCGACAAGGGCGACGTCGACGTCATGACCCGCACCATGTCGCCCGCCCAGATCCAGAAGCTCGACGGCGGCAGCAGCGACAGCGTCGACCTCGTCGACATGCCCGGCCTGGAAATCCGCTACCTGGCCTTCAACACCACCGCGTCCACGGTCAAGTCCAAGGCCGTCCGCCAGGCCATGGCCCAGATCATCAACCGCGGCGAACTCGTCGCCAAGGTCTACGGCACCCAGGCCGAACCGCTGTACTCGCTGGTCCCGGCCACGGTCACCGGCCACTCCAACTCGTTCTTCAACAAGTACGGCAACCCCAGCGTCGACAAGGCCAAGAACCTGCTCGGCAAGGCCGGCATCACCACCCCGGTGAAGCTGACCCTGCACTACACGACCGACCACTACGGCTCGGCCACCAAGCAGGAGTTCGAGGTCCTGCAGAAGCAGCTCAACAACAGCGGCCTGTTCGACGTCTCCATCAAGGGCCACCCCTGGGCCACCTTCCGCCCCGCCGAGCAGAAGGGGCAGTACGACGTCTACGGCATGGGCTGGTTCCCCGACTTCCCGGACGCCGACAACTTCCTCGCGCCCTTCCTCGACAAGGACAACTTCCTCGGCTCGCCGTACTCCAACAACACCATCCAGCGCAGCCTGATCCCGCAGTCCCGCCGCGAGGCCGACCGCATCGGCGCCTCCAACAGCCTGACCGAGATCCAGGACATCGTCGCCGAGGACGTCCCCGTCCTGCCGCTGTGGCAGGGCAAGCAGTACGTCGCCGCGCGGAACGACATCACCGGCGTCGCCTACGCCCTCAACTCCTCCTCCACGCTCCAGCTGTGGGAGCTCGGCCGCGGTGTGAGCGGCTGA
- the metH gene encoding methionine synthase, translating to MASSPTSPSADSRTRVSALRDALATRVVVADGAMGTMLQAQDPTLDDFQQLEGCNEILNLTRPDIVRSVHEAYFAVGVDCVETNTFGANHSALGEYDIPERVHELSESGARVAREVADEFTAKDGRPRWVLGSIGPGTKLPTLGHAPYTTLRDAYQRNAEGLVTGGADALLVETTQDLLQTKAAVLGARRGLDALGLDVPVIVSVTVETTGTMLLGSEIGAALTALEPLGIDMIGLNCATGPAEMSEHLRHLARNARIPLSCMPNAGLPVLGKNGAHYPLTAPELADAQETFVREYGLSLVGGCCGTTPEHLRQVVERVRDMTPAPRDPRPEPGAASLYQSVPFRQDTAYLAIGERTNANGSKKFREAMLEARWDDCVELAREQIREGAHMLDLCVDYVGRDGVADMEELAGRFATASTLPIVLDSTEVDVLRAGLEKLGGRAVINSVNYEDGAGPESRFAKVTKLAQEHGAALIALTIDEEGQARTPEKKVEIAERLIDDLTQNWGIREDDILIDTLTFTICTGQEESRKDGIATIEAIRELKRRHPAVQTTLGLSNISFGLNPAARILLNSVFLDECVKAGLDSAIVHASKILPIARFDDEQVRTALDLIHDRRAEGYDPLQKLMQLFEGATAKSLKAGKAEELAALPLEERLKRRIIDGERNGLEPDLDTALEDRPALDIVNETLLDGMKVVGELFGSGQMQLPFVLQSAEVMKAAVAYLEPHMEKSDADGKGTIVLATVRGDVHDIGKNLVDIILSNNGYNVVNLGIKQPVSAILEAAEEHRADVIGMSGLLVKSTVIMKENLEELNQRGLAADFPVILGGAALTRAYVEQDLYEVYEGEVRYARDAFEGLRLMDALIGVKRGVPGAKLPELKQRRVRATAPVEVEERPQEGHVRSDVATDNPVPTPPFWETRVIKGIQLKEYASWLDEGALFKGQWGLKQARTGEGPTYEELAETEGRPRLRGLLDRLQTENLLEAAVVHGYFPCVSKDDDLIILDEQGNERTRFTFPRQRRGRRLCLADFFRPEESGETDVVGLQVVTVGNRIGEETAKLFEANAYRDYLELHGLSVQLAEALAEYWHARVRAELGFAGEDPADIEDMFALKYRGARFSLGYGACPNLEDRAKIAELLKPERIGVHLSEEFQLHPEQSTDAIVIHHPEAKYFNAR from the coding sequence ATGGCCTCGTCGCCAACGTCCCCTTCCGCCGACAGCCGGACCCGCGTGTCCGCGCTCCGAGACGCGCTCGCCACCCGTGTGGTCGTGGCCGACGGAGCCATGGGCACCATGCTCCAGGCCCAGGACCCCACCCTCGACGACTTCCAGCAGCTCGAGGGCTGCAACGAGATCCTCAACCTCACCCGCCCGGACATCGTCCGCTCCGTCCACGAGGCGTACTTCGCGGTGGGCGTCGACTGCGTCGAGACCAACACCTTCGGAGCGAACCACTCCGCCCTCGGCGAGTACGACATCCCCGAGCGCGTGCACGAGCTGTCCGAGTCCGGCGCCCGTGTCGCCCGCGAGGTCGCCGACGAGTTCACGGCGAAGGACGGCCGCCCCCGCTGGGTCCTCGGCTCCATCGGCCCCGGCACCAAGCTGCCCACCCTCGGCCACGCCCCGTACACCACCCTCCGCGACGCCTACCAGCGCAACGCCGAGGGCCTGGTCACCGGCGGCGCCGACGCCCTCCTCGTCGAGACCACCCAGGACCTGCTCCAGACCAAGGCCGCCGTACTCGGCGCCCGCCGCGGCCTGGACGCCCTCGGCCTCGACGTGCCCGTGATCGTGTCCGTGACCGTCGAGACCACCGGCACGATGCTGCTCGGCTCGGAGATCGGCGCCGCACTGACCGCGCTGGAACCGCTCGGCATCGACATGATCGGCCTGAACTGCGCCACCGGCCCGGCCGAGATGAGCGAACACCTGCGCCACCTCGCCCGCAACGCCCGCATCCCCCTGTCCTGCATGCCCAACGCGGGCCTGCCGGTCCTCGGCAAGAACGGCGCCCACTACCCGCTGACCGCGCCCGAGCTGGCCGACGCGCAGGAGACGTTCGTCCGCGAGTACGGCCTCTCCCTCGTCGGCGGCTGCTGCGGCACCACCCCCGAACACCTGCGCCAGGTGGTGGAACGGGTCCGTGACATGACCCCGGCCCCGCGCGACCCGCGCCCCGAACCGGGCGCCGCCTCCCTGTACCAGTCGGTGCCGTTCCGGCAGGACACCGCGTACCTGGCGATCGGCGAGCGCACCAACGCCAACGGATCCAAGAAGTTCCGCGAGGCCATGCTGGAGGCCCGCTGGGACGACTGCGTGGAGCTGGCACGGGAGCAGATCCGCGAGGGCGCCCACATGCTGGACCTGTGTGTGGACTACGTCGGCCGCGACGGCGTCGCGGACATGGAGGAGCTCGCCGGGCGTTTCGCGACCGCCTCCACCCTGCCGATCGTCCTGGACTCCACCGAGGTCGACGTGCTCCGGGCGGGCCTGGAGAAGCTCGGCGGCCGCGCCGTCATCAACTCGGTGAACTACGAGGACGGTGCCGGCCCGGAGTCACGGTTCGCGAAGGTCACCAAGCTCGCCCAGGAGCACGGCGCCGCGCTGATCGCGCTGACCATCGACGAGGAGGGCCAGGCCCGCACCCCGGAGAAGAAGGTCGAGATCGCCGAACGGCTGATCGACGACCTGACGCAGAACTGGGGCATCCGCGAGGACGACATCCTCATCGACACCCTGACCTTCACCATCTGCACCGGGCAGGAGGAGTCCCGCAAGGACGGCATCGCCACCATCGAGGCCATCCGCGAGCTCAAGCGCCGCCACCCGGCCGTCCAGACCACCCTCGGCCTGTCGAACATCTCCTTCGGCCTCAACCCGGCCGCCCGCATCCTGCTCAACTCCGTCTTCCTGGACGAGTGCGTGAAGGCGGGCCTGGACTCGGCGATCGTGCACGCCTCGAAGATCCTCCCGATCGCCCGGTTCGACGACGAACAGGTCCGCACCGCCCTCGACCTGATCCACGACCGTCGCGCCGAGGGCTACGACCCGCTGCAGAAGCTGATGCAGCTGTTCGAGGGCGCCACCGCGAAGTCGCTGAAGGCCGGCAAGGCGGAGGAACTGGCGGCGCTGCCGCTGGAGGAACGCCTCAAGCGGCGGATCATCGACGGCGAGCGCAACGGCCTCGAGCCGGACCTCGACACGGCGCTCGAGGACCGGCCGGCGCTGGACATCGTCAACGAGACCCTGCTCGACGGGATGAAGGTCGTCGGCGAACTGTTCGGCTCCGGCCAGATGCAGCTGCCGTTCGTGCTCCAGTCGGCCGAGGTGATGAAGGCGGCCGTCGCCTACCTCGAACCGCACATGGAGAAGTCGGACGCCGACGGCAAGGGCACCATCGTGCTGGCCACCGTGCGCGGCGACGTGCACGACATCGGCAAGAACCTGGTCGACATCATCCTGTCGAACAACGGCTACAACGTCGTCAACCTCGGCATCAAGCAGCCGGTCTCGGCGATCCTGGAGGCGGCCGAGGAGCACCGGGCCGACGTGATCGGCATGTCGGGGCTGCTGGTGAAGTCCACGGTGATCATGAAGGAGAACCTGGAGGAGCTGAACCAGCGCGGTCTGGCCGCCGACTTCCCGGTCATCCTCGGCGGCGCCGCCCTCACCCGCGCCTACGTCGAGCAGGACCTGTACGAGGTCTACGAGGGCGAGGTCCGCTACGCCCGCGACGCGTTCGAGGGCCTGCGCCTGATGGACGCGCTGATCGGCGTCAAGCGGGGCGTGCCCGGCGCCAAGCTCCCGGAACTGAAGCAGCGCCGGGTACGGGCCACGGCCCCCGTGGAGGTCGAGGAACGCCCGCAGGAGGGCCACGTCCGCTCCGACGTCGCCACCGACAACCCCGTGCCGACCCCGCCCTTCTGGGAGACCCGCGTCATCAAGGGCATCCAGCTCAAGGAGTACGCGAGCTGGCTCGACGAGGGCGCTCTCTTCAAGGGCCAGTGGGGACTGAAGCAGGCCCGCACCGGCGAGGGACCCACGTACGAGGAACTCGCGGAGACCGAGGGCCGCCCCCGGCTGCGCGGCCTGCTCGACCGGCTCCAGACCGAGAACCTGCTCGAAGCGGCCGTCGTCCACGGCTACTTCCCCTGCGTGTCCAAGGACGACGACCTGATCATCCTGGACGAACAGGGCAACGAACGCACCCGCTTCACCTTCCCCCGCCAGCGCCGCGGCCGCCGGCTCTGCCTGGCCGACTTCTTCCGGCCCGAGGAGTCGGGGGAGACGGACGTCGTCGGACTCCAGGTCGTCACCGTCGGCAACCGGATCGGCGAGGAGACCGCCAAGCTCTTCGAGGCCAACGCCTACCGCGACTACCTCGAACTGCACGGCCTCTCGGTGCAGTTGGCCGAGGCCCTCGCCGAGTACTGGCACGCCCGCGTCCGCGCCGAACTCGGCTTCGCCGGCGAGGACCCGGCCGACATCGAGGACATGTTCGCCCTGAAGTACCGGGGCGCACGCTTCTCCCTCGGCTACGGCGCCTGCCCCAACCTGGAGGACCGCGCCAAGATCGCCGAGCTGCTGAAGCCCGAGCGGATCGGCGTCCACCTCTCGGAGGAGTTCCAGCTCCACCCCGAGCAGTCCACCGACGCCATCGTGATCCACCACCCGGAGGCGAAGTACTTCAACGCCCGCTGA